A single genomic interval of Juglans regia cultivar Chandler chromosome 1, Walnut 2.0, whole genome shotgun sequence harbors:
- the LOC109006056 gene encoding uncharacterized protein LOC109006056 isoform X2 has protein sequence MASSAIFHSMCFISPRTPKCYKNQALRLTQSQFLSSESFLKSKKQSLLSSIHLRTQKSRSSFAVFAAQSNFLKALQTVWKVGKDGIEAGTNLVPDSVPRPIARISVTVAALAATLFVLSSFLSTAFFVLYFI, from the exons ATGGCTTCCTCAGCTATTTTCCATAGTATGTGCTTCATTTCACCGCGCACTCCAAAATGTTACAAAAATCAAGCCCTGCGTCTCACCCAGTCTCAGTTCCTTTCCTCCGAATCCTTTTTGAAGTCAAAGAAACAATCTTTGCTCTCAAGCATCCATCTTAGAACCCAGAAATCTCGCTCATCATTCGCTGTCTTCGCTGCGCAGTCTAATTTCTTGAAAG CTCTTCAAACAGTGTGGAAGGTTGGGAAGGATGGAATCGAGGCAGGAACCAATCTGGTGCCT GATTCTGTACCAAGACCAATTGCAAGGATTTCTGTCACAGTAGCTGCACTTGCCGCTACGTTGTTTGTACTCTCGTCTTTCTTGTCTACAGCTTTCTTTGTACTG tattttatttga
- the LOC109006055 gene encoding pentatricopeptide repeat-containing protein At5g48910, giving the protein MNSTICKPTISPLHPSSLFPQITLCKTIRDLKQVHAHMIKTAQIHDPLAAAEVLRFCALSNDRNVEYARKVFDQIRQPNCFSWNTIIRGLSESNDDDNLLGAFFLFCRMVCDGFVQPNQFTFPSVLKACARTARIREGKQVHGLVVKYGLDSDEFVVSNLVRLYVMCGIIEDAHVLFHRNVIEFGKGDAVMTNKRRDEGMVVLWNVMVDGYVRLGMFGAVRELFDRMPQRSMVSWNVMISGYAQNGFFKEAIEMFREMQMEDVYPNYVTLVSVLPAISRLGALELGKWVHLYAEKKEIDIDDVLGSALVDMYSKCGSIEEALQVFERLPKKNAITWNAVIGGLAMHGKANDAIDYFSRMDRAGVTPSDVTYIGVLSACSHAGLVDEGKYFFNHMVKVVGLEPRIDHYGCMVDLFGRAGLLEEAEKLILNIPIKPDDVIWKALLGACKMYGNMEMGKRVAEKLMDMAPNDSGSYVALSNIYASSGNWESVAGVRLTMKEMDIQKDPGCSWIELDGEIHEFLVEDDSHHRAKEIHAMLEEISNQLKLIGYRPNTAQVLLNMDEEEKESALHYHSEKIAVAFGLISTSPHSPLRIVKNLRVCEDCHSSMKLISKIYKRKIIVRDRKRFHHFEDGSCSCGDYW; this is encoded by the coding sequence ATGAATTCCACAATCTGCAAGCCCACAATTTCTCCTCTTCACCCATCCTCATTGTTCCCACAGATCACACTCTGCAAAACCATCAGAGACCTAAAGCAAGTCCATGCCCACATGATCAAGACCGCCCAAATCCACGACCCTCTGGCCGCAGCTGAAGTCCTCAGATTCTGTGCGCTTTCAAATGACCGCAATGTCGAATACGCACGGAAGGTTTTCGACCAGATACGCCAACCCAATTGCTTTTCGTGGAACACCATAATCAGAGGTCTTTCTGAGAGCAATGATGATGACAATCTATTGGGGGCCTTTTTTTTGTTCTGTCGAATGGTTTGTGATGGTTTTGTGCAACCCAATCAGTTTACGTTTCCTTCTGTGTTGAAAGCCTGTGCTCGAACGGCGAGGATTAGAGAAGGGAAGCAAGTTCATGGGCTGGTTGTGAAGTATGGATTGGATAGTGATGAGTTTGTGGTTAGCAATCTTGTTAGGTTGTATGTAATGTGTGGGATTATCGAGGATGCCCATGTATTGTTCCATAGGAATGTGATTGAATTTGGTAAAGGGGATGCAGTTATGACGAATAAGAGAAGGGATGAGGGGATGGTAGTTTTGTGGAATGTTATGGTTGATGGGTATGTGAGACTTGGGATGTTTGGTGCTGTTAGGGAGTTGTTTGATAGAATGCCTCAAAGAAGTATGGTGTCTTGGAATGTGATGATATCTGGCTATGCGCAGAATGGGTTTTTTAAGGAGGCAATAGAGATGTTTCGTGAGATGCAGATGGAAGATGTATACCCAAATTATGTGACATTGGTTAGTGTTCTGCCGGCGATTTCACGTCTTGGAGCACTTGAACTGGGGAAATGGGTTCACTTGTATGCAGAGAAGAAAGAGATTGACATTGATGATGTGCTTGGTTCTGCTTTGGTTGATATGTATTCAAAGTGTGGGAGCATTGAGGAGGCGCTTCAAGTTTTTGAGAGGTTGCCGAAAAAGAACGCAATCACTTGGAATGCAGTGATCGGCGGGCTTGCAATGCATGGGAAAGCAAATGATGCGATTGATTATTTTTCGAGGATGGACAGAGCTGGAGTGACACCTAGTGATGTTACTTATATTGGGGTGCTGAGTGCATGTAGCCATGCTGGCTTGGTGGACGAGGGAAAATACTTTTTCAACCACATGGTTAAGGTAGTTGGTTTAGAACCTAGAATTGATCATTACGGGTGTATGGTTGATCTATTCGGTCGTGCTGGACTTTTAGAAGAAGCTGAAAAGCTTATATTAAACATACCAATTAAGCCTGATGATGTGATATGGAAGGCCTTGCTTGGTGCATGTAAGATGTATGGAAACATGGAGATGGGAAAACGAGTAGCAGAAAAGCTGATGGATATGGCTCCTAATGATAGTGGATCCTATGTGGCTCTCTCAAATATTTATGCCTCTTCAGGAAATTGGGAGTCAGTTGCAGGGGTGAGGTTGACAATGAAGGAGATGGACATACAGAAAGACCCTGGATGCAGTTGGATTGAGCTTGATGGAGAAATTCATGAGTTTCTGGTAGAAGATGACTCCCATCATAGAGCCAAAGAAATACATGCCATGTTGGAGGAAATTTCTAACCAATTGAAGTTGATAGGCTATAGACCAAACACTGCACAAGTCTTGCTCAACATGgatgaagaagagaaagaaagtgcCTTACACTATCACAGCGAGAAGATTGCAGTTGCCTTTGGCTTAATCAGTACAAGCCCTCATTCGCCACTTCGGATAGTTAAGAACCTACGTGTCTGTGAAGACTGTCACTCTTCTATGAAACTAATCTCAAAAATTTATAAACGTAAGATTATTGTGCGTGACCGGAAGCGCTTTCACCATTTTGAGGATGGGTCTTGTTCATGTGGGGATTATTggtaa
- the LOC109006056 gene encoding uncharacterized protein LOC109006056 isoform X1 yields the protein MASSAIFHSMCFISPRTPKCYKNQALRLTQSQFLSSESFLKSKKQSLLSSIHLRTQKSRSSFAVFAAQSNFLKALQTVWKVGKDGIEAGTNLVPDSVPRPIARISVTVAALAATLFVLSSFLSTAFFVLATMGLVYFIFIAFNRDDGPRGGGGTTSTDDTTLEEARRIMEKYK from the exons ATGGCTTCCTCAGCTATTTTCCATAGTATGTGCTTCATTTCACCGCGCACTCCAAAATGTTACAAAAATCAAGCCCTGCGTCTCACCCAGTCTCAGTTCCTTTCCTCCGAATCCTTTTTGAAGTCAAAGAAACAATCTTTGCTCTCAAGCATCCATCTTAGAACCCAGAAATCTCGCTCATCATTCGCTGTCTTCGCTGCGCAGTCTAATTTCTTGAAAG CTCTTCAAACAGTGTGGAAGGTTGGGAAGGATGGAATCGAGGCAGGAACCAATCTGGTGCCT GATTCTGTACCAAGACCAATTGCAAGGATTTCTGTCACAGTAGCTGCACTTGCCGCTACGTTGTTTGTACTCTCGTCTTTCTTGTCTACAGCTTTCTTTGTACTG GCCACCATGGgacttgtatattttatattcattgcCTTCAATAGAGATGACGGGCCAAGAGGGGGTGGAGGCACCACCTCTACAGATGACACTACCCTAGAAGAAGCGAGAAGAATAATGGAAAAGTACAAGTAA
- the LOC109006054 gene encoding LRR receptor-like serine/threonine-protein kinase RCH1 → MPMPRQHSAYNHHPMPRQSLITTLLHNHSYHLLLFVLVLLSSFPSSTGNSEVVTLHSWLHSSQLTPTSAFSSWNPSDPDPCNWSYITCSSGNFVTEISIQSIELALPFPSNLSSLHFLQKLIVSGANLTGTISPDVGYCTALTVIDVSSNSLVGSIPSSIGRLQNLQDLILNSNQLTGQIPAELGDCFRLKNLVVFDNYLSGKLPVELGKLSNLEVIRAGGNKDIAGNIPDELGDCQNLKVLGLADTKLSGSIPASLGKLSALQTLSVYTTMLSGEIPPDIGNCSELVNLFLYENDLSGSLPAELGKLRKLEKMLLWQNNFDGTIPEEIGNCKSLKTIDLSLNSFSGSIPLSFGNLSNLQELMLSNNNISGSVPSMLSNASSLLQLQLDSNQISGPIPAELGMLTELTVFLAWQNKLEGSIPPELAGCRSLEALDLSHNALTGSLPPGLFHLQNLTKLLLISNDISGSIPPEIGNCRSLIRLRLANNRISGEIPKEIGFLNNLSFLDLSENRIAGSVPDEIGNCAELQMLNLSNNTLGGTLPSPLSALTNLQVLDVSANQFVGQIHGSFGKLTSLSRLVLSRNSLSGSIPSSLGHCSSLQLLDLSSNALSGTIPGEIFEIEALDIALNLSFNALSSVIPPQISALNKLSVLDLSHNKLEGDLMALSGLVNLVSLNISYNNFTGYLPDSKLFRQLSAKELAGNQGLCSQGHDACFLSNSTTMGMPNNSGFKRSQRVRLAIGLLISLTVALAIFGAVAVFRARKMIRDDNDSEMGGDSLRWQFTPFQKLNFSVEQVLKCLVESNVIGKGCSGIVYRAEMENGELIAVKKLWPTTMAAGYNSQNERLGINKGIRDSFSAEVNTLGSIRHKNIVRFLGCCWNQNTRLLMYDYVANGSLGSILHERSGNCLEWNLRYQIVLGAAQGLAYLHHDCVPPIVHRDIKANNILIGLEFETYIADFGLAKLVDDGDFARSSNTVAGSYGYIAPEYGYMMKITEKSDVYSYGVVVLEVLTGKQPIDPTIPDGLHIVDWVRQKRSSGGVEVLDPSLSTARPESEIEEMLQTLGVALLCVNPSPEDRPSMKDVAAMLNEIRQEREDQCLKIDMLNLQRSFANDGKETCNHSGGKSEGMEHSYLQSNNTSFSASSLLYSSSSNAKKTFK, encoded by the exons ATGCCGATGCCGAGGCAGCACAGCGCCTACAACCACCATCCAATGCCGAGGCAATCCTTGATCACCACCCTCCTTCACAACCACAGCTATCATCTCCTTCTCTTCGTCCTTGTACTTTTGTCATCATTTCCTTCTTCTACAGGAAACAGTGAAGTTGTTACACTACATTCATGGCTTCACAGTTCTCAGCTCACACCCACTTCAGCTTTCTCCAGCTGGAACCCTTCAGACCCTGACCCTTGTAACTGGTCTTACATAACTTGTTCTTCTGGAAACTTTGTCACTGAGATCAGTATACAGTCTATTGAGCTGGCTCTTCCCTTTCCTTCCAACCTTTCCTCCCTTCACTTCCTCCAAAAGCTCATCGTTTCCGGTGCTAACCTCACCGGAACGATCTCTCCTGATGTTGGATATTGCACTGCACTTACAGTGATTGATGTTAGTTCAAACAGTTTGGTTGGAAGTATTCCTTCCAGCATTGGGAGGCTCCAAAATCTCCAGGACTTGATTTTGAACTCCAACCAGCTCACTGGACAAATTCCTGCAGAGCTCGGTGATTGCTTCCGCCTCAAGAATCTTGTTGTATTTGATAATTACTTGAGTGGGAAATTACCGGTGGAACTAGGCAAACTGTCAAACTTGGAAGTTATTCGTGCCGGAGGGAACAAAGACATTGCAGGAAATATTCCAGATGAGCTCGGAGACTGCCAGAATTTGAAGGTTCTGGGTCTTGCTGATACTAAACTTTCTGGTTCAATACCTGCTTCATTGGGTAAACTAAGCGCTCTCCAGACACTCTCAGTTTATACTACGATGCTCTCGGGTGAGATTCCCCCAGATATAGGCAACTGTTCGGAGCTTGTCAACTTATTCCTGTACGAAAATGATCTCTCAGGTTCACTTCCAGCAGAGTTGGGTAAGCTTCGGAAGCTGGAAAAGATGTTATTGTGGCAGAACAATTTTGATGGGACTATTCCTGAGGAAATCGGGAATTGCAAAAGCTTGAAAACTATTGACCTCTCATTGAATTCTTTCTCTGGAAGCATACCTCTTTCTTTTGGAAACCTCTCAAATCTTCAAGAGCTTATGCTTAGTAACAATAATATCTCCGGTTCAGTCCCATCAATGCTTTCAAATGCTTCAAGCCTCCTTCAGTTACAGCTTGATTCTAATCAGATATCAGGTCCGATTCCCGCTGAGCTTGGGATGTTGACAGAGCTAACAGTCTTCTTAGCCTGGCAGAACAAACTAGAAGGAAGCATTCCACCAGAATTGGCCGGTTGCAGGAGTTTGGAAGCCTTGGATTTGTCACACAATGCACTCACTGGTAGCTTACCTCCCGGActatttcatcttcaaaatttaacaaAGCTGCTATTGATTTCTAATGACATTTCGGGTTCCATCCCTCCTGAGATTGGTAACTGCCGTTCTCTTATCCGGCTTCGTTTAGCGAATAATAGAATCAGTGGGGAGATTCCAAAAGAAATTGGGTTCCTCAATAACCTTAGTTTCCTTGACCTGTCTGAAAATCGCATTGCTGGATCAGTGCCGGATGAGATCGGCAATTGTGCTGAACTGCAAATGCTGAACCTAAGTAATAACACCCTTGGAGGCACTTTGCCTAGTCCTTTATCTGCTCTGACCAATCTTCAGGTATTGGATGTTTCTGCAAATCAGTTTGTGGGTCAGATTCATGGGAGTTTTGGTAAACTCACTTCACTGAGCAGACTCGTACTTAGTAGGAACTCCCTCTCTGGATCAATCCCCTCCTCGCTTGGCCATTGTTCAAGTCTTCAGTTGCTTGATCTTAGCAGCAATGCACTTTCTGGCACAATCCCGggtgaaatatttgaaattgaagctCTTGACATTGCTCTAAATCTGAGTTTTAATGCACTGTCTAGTGTCATCCCACCACAAATCTCAGCTCTCAACAAACTCTCCGTACTAGACCTGTCGCACAATAAGCTAGAAGGCGACTTGATGGCACTATCTGGGCTTGTAAATCTTGTTTCTCTGAACATTTCATACAATAATTTCACCGGTTATCTTCCAGACAGCAAGCTATTTAGACAGTTATCAGCAAAGGAGTTGGCAGGGAATCAAGGATTATGTTCCCAGGGTCACGATGCATGTTTCCTAAGCAACTCTACAACAATGGGTATGCCAAACAACAGTGGTTTCAAGAGGTCACAAAGAGTTCGATTAGCCATCGGGTTGCTAATTTCCTTGACCGTGGCATTGGCAATTTTTGGGGCTGTCGCAGTTTTTCGAGCACGGAAAATGATCAGAGATGATAATGATTCTGAGATGGGAGGGGATTCATTGCGTTGGCAGTTCACTCCATTCCAAAAGTTGAACTTCTCAGTTGAACAGGTTTTGAAGTGTCTAGTTGAGTCCAATGTAATCGGAAAGGGATGTTCAGGAATTGTTTATCGTGCAGAAATGGAAAATGGGGAATTGATTGCAGTAAAGAAGCTCTGGCCAACAACAATGGCTGCCGGATACAATTCCCAAAATGAAAGGTTAGGAATCAATAAAGGAATTCGTGATTCATTTTCAGCTGAAGTAAACACTCTTGGCTCCATCCGACACAAGAACATCGTAAGGTTCTTGGGTTGCTGTTGGAATCAAAACACAAGATTGCTAATGTATGATTACGTGGCCAATGGGAGCTTGGGAAGTATTCTTCATGAACGAAGCGGTAACTGCTTGGAATGGAACCTGAGATATCAGATTGTATTGGGGGCAGCTCAAGGTTTGGCTTATTTACACCATGACTGTGTTCCTCCTATTGTTCACAGGGACATCAAGGCCAACAACATCCTCATTGGTCTTGAATTTGAAACTTATATTGCTGATTTTGGGCTTGCCAAGCTTGTTGATGATGGAGATTTTGCACGGTCTTCCAACACCGTCGCAGGTTCCTACGGCTACATTGCTCCTG AGTACGGATACATGATGAAGATAACAGAGAAGAGTGATGTATATAGCTATGGTGTTGTGGTTTTAGAAGTGTTAACCGGGAAACAACCAATTGATCCGACTATACCAGATGGGCTTCACATTGTAGATTGGGTAAGGCAGAAGAGATCATCAGGGGGAGTTGAAGTGCTGGATCCAAGCTTAAGTACTGCTCGGCCAGAATCTGAAATTGAGGAAATGTTGCAGACCCTAGGTGTGGCTTTGCTCTGTGTAAATCCTTCCCCGGAAGACAGGCCATCCATGAAAGATGTAGCAGCAATGCTCAATGAGATAAGGCAGGAGAGAGAGGATCAGTGCTTGAAAATCGATATGCTTAATCTTCAGAGGTCTTTTGCAAATGATGGAAAAGAAACCTGTAATCACAGTGGAGGTAAATCAGAAGGGATGGAACACTCATACCTCCAAAGCAACAACACAAGCTTTTCTGCATCCTCATTGCTATACTCTTCTTCCTCCAATGctaaaaaaactttcaaatag
- the LOC109006056 gene encoding uncharacterized protein LOC109006056 isoform X3, giving the protein MASSAIFHSMCFISPRTPKCYKNQALRLTQSQFLSSESFLKSKKQSLLSSIHLRTQKSRSSFAVFAAQSNFLKALQTVWKVGKDGIEAGTNLVPDSVPRPIARISVTVAALAATLFVLSSFLSTAFFVLE; this is encoded by the exons ATGGCTTCCTCAGCTATTTTCCATAGTATGTGCTTCATTTCACCGCGCACTCCAAAATGTTACAAAAATCAAGCCCTGCGTCTCACCCAGTCTCAGTTCCTTTCCTCCGAATCCTTTTTGAAGTCAAAGAAACAATCTTTGCTCTCAAGCATCCATCTTAGAACCCAGAAATCTCGCTCATCATTCGCTGTCTTCGCTGCGCAGTCTAATTTCTTGAAAG CTCTTCAAACAGTGTGGAAGGTTGGGAAGGATGGAATCGAGGCAGGAACCAATCTGGTGCCT GATTCTGTACCAAGACCAATTGCAAGGATTTCTGTCACAGTAGCTGCACTTGCCGCTACGTTGTTTGTACTCTCGTCTTTCTTGTCTACAGCTTTCTTTGTACTG GAATAA